The Candidatus Binataceae bacterium genome segment GCGATGGTAGAGCGGGACCCACGGCGCGTCGGCCAGGATCATTTTCTGCGCGGCATCATAGAGCTGATAGCGCCGCTTCAGATCGCTGACCGGCGCAGCCTCGACGAGTAGCCGGTCCACGCCCGGATTGTCGTAGAACGTGTCGTTGTTCTCGCCCCACTGCTTCTTCGAAAAGAGCACGTCGAGAAAATTCGCCGGGTCGGGAAAGTCCGCCTCCCAGCCAAGGCTCGCGATCTCGACCGTGTCGGGCTGGCGCACCGCTTCGAGCAGCGGCGACCAGGCGAGCGGCTTGAGCACCGCGTGGACGCCAACGAGCGCGAGGTCCTGCTGGATCGATTCGACGAGAATCGTCTCGTTCTGGTCGGCGCGAAACCAGATTTGGGGCGCCAGATTGCGCGCGACGCCGGCGCTTTCGAGCAACGCGCGCGCCTTGCCGGGATCATAGGGATAGCCCGCGACCGAGGGATCATAGCCGGGCAGACCCGGCGCTAGGATACCTTCGGCAGCGACACCGCGGCCGTTCAACAGCGCGATCAGTTTGTCCTTGCGGATCGCGTAGTTGAAGGCGCGCCGCACGCGGACGTCATCGAACGGCTTCATCCGGCAGTTCATACCGAGATAGTCGGTGCTCAGCGTGACGATGTGCCGGGTCAGCGCCTTGAGCCGCGGAGTTTTCATGACATAGGGAAACTCGGCCGGAGGGATCGACGAAACGTCGATTTCGCCCGCCTCGAACTTGAGCCACTCGAGCTCGTCGCTGACGCCGATCTGCTCGACGATCGCGTCGAGGCGTGGTAATCCTGGCGCAAAATAATGCGGATTACGGATCAGTATCAGCCGCTGGCCGCCGAGCCACTGCGCGAGCATGAAGGGACCGCTGCCGACGACGTGTTGCGAAAAATCCTCACCCCAGCGCGCGGCGACTTCGCGCGGGACGGCCGCCGCAAACGGCATCGCGAGCTTGTGGATGAAGATCGGATCCGGCGCGACCAGGCGGAATCTGATGGTCCACGGATCCGGGGTTTCGATTCCAGTCACGTGCAGGGCGCGGCGCGCGACGAACGCTTCCGCGCCGACGATCGTGCGGTAGTACTCGAGCCCCTTCGAGCGGGTCGCCGGCGTCAGCACGCGTTCCACCGCGTACTTGAAATCCGCGCTGGTCACGCGGCGGCCGTTGGTGAAACTCGCGTCGTGGCGCAGATGGAAGATGACGCTGGTGGCGTCGGACGAAATCTCCCAGGTGAGTGCGAGGTCGGGCACGAGATTGACGCCGCCATCGCTGTAGCGCACGAGGGTATCGAAGATCATCTGCTCGAAGGTCCACGACGCGGTGTCGTAACCGGCCGCGGGATCAAGCGTCGGAATGTCGTCGAGTTCCGCCAGCCGCAGGACTTTTGCA includes the following:
- a CDS encoding ABC transporter substrate-binding protein, which codes for AKVLRLAELDDIPTLDPAAGYDTASWTFEQMIFDTLVRYSDGGVNLVPDLALTWEISSDATSVIFHLRHDASFTNGRRVTSADFKYAVERVLTPATRSKGLEYYRTIVGAEAFVARRALHVTGIETPDPWTIRFRLVAPDPIFIHKLAMPFAAAVPREVAARWGEDFSQHVVGSGPFMLAQWLGGQRLILIRNPHYFAPGLPRLDAIVEQIGVSDELEWLKFEAGEIDVSSIPPAEFPYVMKTPRLKALTRHIVTLSTDYLGMNCRMKPFDDVRVRRAFNYAIRKDKLIALLNGRGVAAEGILAPGLPGYDPSVAGYPYDPGKARALLESAGVARNLAPQIWFRADQNETILVESIQQDLALVGVHAVLKPLAWSPLLEAVRQPDTVEIASLGWEADFPDPANFLDVLFSKKQWGENNDTFYDNPGVDRLLVEAAPVSDLKRRYQLYDAAQKMILADAPWVPLYHRVTYVILQPWVKDYILNPMRPTRFEKISLSPRTHPSS